A window of Saccharomyces paradoxus chromosome XI, complete sequence contains these coding sequences:
- the MPE1 gene encoding cleavage polyadenylation factor subunit MPE1 (Essential conserved subunit of CPF cleavage and polyadenylation factor~similar to YKL059C), whose amino-acid sequence MSSTIFYRFKSQRNTSRILFDGTGLTVFDLKREIIQENKLGDGTDFQLKIYNPDTEEEYDDDAFVIPRSTSVIVKRSPAIKSFSVHSRLKGNVGAAALGNATRYVTGRPRVLQKRQHTATTTANVSGTTEEERIASMFATQENQWEQTQEEMSAATPVFFKSQTNKNSAQENEGPPPPGYMCYRCGGRDHWIKNCPTNSDPNFEGKRIRRTTGIPKKFLKSIEIDPETMTPEEMAQRKIMITDEGKFVVQVEDKQSWEDYQRKRENRQIDGDETVWRKGHFKDLPDDLKCPLTGGLLRQPVKTSKCCNKDFSKEALEDALVDSDFVCPNCETRDILLDSLVPDQDKEKEVKAFLKKQEELHGNSKDGNQQETKKMKLVDTTGITGLNNNTNLPTSVNTGGTPVPPVPLPFGMPPFPMFPMPFMPPAPTITNPHQTDASPKK is encoded by the coding sequence ATGAGTAGCACGATATTTTATCGCTTTAAATCCCAGCGAAACACatcaagaattttattcGATGGTACCGGCCTGACAGTATTTGacttgaaaagagaaattattCAAGAGAACAAACTAGGCGATGGCACtgattttcaattaaaaatttacaaCCCAGATACAGAAGAGGAATACGACGATGATGCCTTTGTTATACCTAGATCTACTAGTGTGATAGTAAAAAGATCTCCAGCAATAAAATCATTCTCTGTACATAGCCGACTTAAAGGGAACGTAGGAGCAGCAGCTCTTGGGAATGCAACAAGATATGTTACTGGTAGGCCAAGAGTGTTACAAAAGAGGCAACATACTGCCACAACTACTGCTAATGTTAGTGGTacaacagaagaagaaagaattgCTAGTATGTTTGCTACACAAGAAAACCAATGGGAACAAACGCAAGAAGAGATGTCTGCAGCCACACCcgtttttttcaagtcacAGACGAATAAGAATTCTGCGCAAGAGAACGAAGGCCCACCACCACCAGGTTATATGTGCTACCGTTGCGGGGGCAGAGATCACTGGATTAAGAATTGTCCTACAAACAGCGacccaaattttgaaggaaaaagaatcaGAAGAACTACAGGTATTCCAAAGAAGTTTTTAAAATCAATTGAAATAGATCCCGAGACAATGACGCCGGAAGAGATGGCTCAGCGAAAGATTATGATCACAGACGAGGGGAAATTCGTGGTTCAAGTTGAAGACAAGCAATCATGGGAAGAttaccaaagaaaaagagagaacCGGCAAATCGATGGCGACGAAACAGTATGGAGGAAGGGCCATTTCAAAGACCTGCCTGATGATTTAAAATGTCCTTTGACAGGAGGTCTTTTGAGGCAGCCCGTAAAGACAAGCAAGTGCTGCAACAAGGACTTCTCAAAAGAAGCGCTGGAAGACGCACTAGTGGACAGCGACTTTGTATGCCCCAATTGCGAAACTCGCGATATCCTACTTGATTCATTAGTACCCGATCAGGATAAGGAAAAGGAGGTCAAAGCGTTCTTGAAGAAGCAAGAAGAATTGCACGGCAATTCCAAAGATGGCAACCAGCAGGAAActaagaagatgaaattagTGGATACAACCGGCATCACTGGTTTGAACAACAATACCAACCTGCCGACCTCTGTAAATACCGGCGGTACGCCAGTGCCACCTGTACCGCTGCCTTTCGGTATGCCTCCTTTCCCCATGTTTCCAATGCCTTTCATGCCTCCAGCGCCAACTATCACAAATCCTCATCAAACAGATGCAAGTCCCAAGAAATGA
- the BLI1 gene encoding Bli1p (Subunit of the BLOC-1 complex involved in endosomal maturation~similar to YKL061W), with the protein MGEQNKLYYDVEKLVNSLQETFDLDCAQSVSLFTSKSRSNEAWLEELENKFKLKDDVELDDVETLRAEIDIKLSLLEDKVSYYERLCKELEEFQNEMKIKTVVNNRRQSRTPK; encoded by the coding sequence ATGggagaacaaaacaaattgTATTATGACGTCGAGAAACTGGTAAATTCTTTGCAGGAAACTTTTGATCTAGATTGCGCACAAAGTGTATCCCTTTTCACTAGTAAATCAAGAAGTAATGAGGCTTGGTTGGAAGAGCTAGAGAATAAATTTAAGTTGAAAGATGATGTTGAACTCGATGATGTGGAAACCTTAAGGGCCGAAATCGATATTAAATTAAGTTTGCTGGAGGATAAAGTAAGCTACTATGAAAGACTCTGTAAAGAACTCGAAGAGTTTCAGAACGAAATGAAAATTAAAACTGTTGTTAATAACAGAAGGCAATCGCGAACTCCAAAATGA
- the FBA1 gene encoding fructose-bisphosphate aldolase FBA1 (Fructose 1,6-bisphosphate aldolase~similar to YKL060C), producing the protein MGVEQILKRKTGVIVGEDVHNLFTYAKEHKFAIPAINVTSSSTAVAALEAARDSKSPIILQTSNGGAAYFAGKGISNEGQNASIKGSIAAAHYIRSIAPAYGIPVVLHSDHCAKKLLPWFDGMLEADEAYFKEHGEPLFSSHMLDLSEETDDENIATCVKYFKRMAAMDQWLEMEIGITGGEEDGVNNENADKEDLYTKPEQVYNVYKALHPISPNFSIAAAFGNCHGLYAGDIALRPEILADHQKYTKQQTGSKEDKPLFLVFHGGSGSTVQEFHTGIDNGVVKVNLDTDCQYAYLTGIRDYVLNKKDYIMSPVGNPEGPEKPNKKFFDPRVWVREGEKTMSAKITKSLETFRTTNTL; encoded by the coding sequence ATGGGTGTTGAACAAATCTTAAAGAGAAAGACCGGTGTCATCGTTGGTGAAGATGTCCACAACTTATTCACTTACGCTAAGGAACACAAGTTCGCTATTCCAGCTATTAACGTcacctcttcttctactgCCGTTGCTGCCTTAGAAGCTGCTAGAGACAGCAAGTCCCCAATCATTTTGCAAACCTCTAACGGTGGTGCTGCTTACTTCGCTGGTAAGGGTATCTCTAACGAAGGTCAAAATGCCTCCATCAAGGGTTCTATTGCCGCTGCCCACTACATCAGATCCATTGCTCCAGCTTACGGTATCCCAGTCGTCTTACACTCTGACCACTGTGCCAAGAAGTTGTTGCCATGGTTCGATGGTATGTTGGAAGCTGATGAAGCTTACTTCAAGGAACACGGTGAACCATTATTCTCCTCCCACATGTTGGATTTGTCTGAAGAAACTGACGACGAAAACATCGCTACTTGTGTCAAGTACTTCAAGAGAATGGCCGCTATGGACCAATGGTTAGAAATGGAAATCGGTATCACCGgtggtgaagaagatggtGTTAACAACGAAAACGCTGACAAGGAAGACTTGTACACCAAGCCAGAACAAGTCTACAACGTCTACAAGGCTTTGCACCCAATCTCTCCAAACTTCTCCATTGCTGCTGCTTTCGGTAACTGTCACGGTTTGTACGCTGGTGACATCGCTTTGAGACCAGAAATCTTGGCTGACCACCAAAAGTACACCAAGCAACAAACTGGTTCCAAGGAAGACAAGCCATTGTTCTTGGTCTTCCACGGTGGTTCTGGTTCTACCGTCCAAGAATTCCACACTGGTATTGACAACGGTGTTGTCAAGGTCAACTTGGACACTGACTGTCAATACGCTTACTTGACTGGTATCAGAGACTACGTCTTGAACAAGAAGGACTACATAATGTCCCCAGTTGGTAACCCAGAAGGTCCAGAAAAGCCAAACAAGAAGTTCTTCGACCCAAGAGTCTGGGTTAGAGAAGGTGAAAAGACCATGAGTGCTAAGATCACCAAGTCTTTGGAAACTTTCCGTACCACTAACACTTTATAA
- the NUP120 gene encoding Nup120p (Subunit of the Nup84p subcomplex of the nuclear pore complex (NPC)~similar to YKL057C), which yields MACLSRIDANLLQYYEKAEPNNTVDLYISNNGNNNDLKGGDRSSSTPVSKPYGSEYSNCLLLSNSEYICYHFSSRSTLLTFYPLSDAYHGKTINIHLPNASMNQRHTLTIKEVEQQLLVNIILKDGSFLTLRLPLSFLFSSGNTLNGEWFHIQNPYDFTVRVPHFLFHVSPKFSVVFLEDGGLLGLKNIDGLHYEPLLFNDNSYLKSLTRFFSKNSKSDYDSVISCKLFHERYLIVLTQNCHLKIWDLTSFTLIQDYDIVSQPGSDPSHFRKVEAVGEYLSLYNNTLVTLLPLENGLFQMGTLLVDSSGILTYTFRNNIPTNLSASAIWSIVDLVLTRPLELNVEASYLNLIVLWKSGTASKLQILNVKDESLKNYEWIESINKSLVDLQSEHDLDIVTKTGDIERGFCNLKSRYGTQIFERAQQILSENKIIMAHDEDEEYLANLETILRDVKTAFNEASSITLYGDEIILINCFQPYNHSLYKLNTTVENWFYNMHSETDGSELFKYLRTLNGFASTLSNDVLRSISKKFLDIITGELPDSMTNVEKFTDIFKSCLENQFEITNLKILFDELNSFDILVVLNDLINNQMKPGIFWKKDFISSTKFDGFTSIISLESLHQLLSIHYRITLQVLLTFVLFDLDTNVFGQHISTLLDLHYKQSLLLNFYRQDKCLLAEVLLKDSSEYSFGVKFFNYGQLIAYVDSLNFNVYNASITENSFFMTFFRSYIIEDTSHKNIRFFLENVERPFYLRHNEVQEFMFAMTLFSCGKFDQSYEIFQLHDYPEVINDTLPTFLEDLKSKDYHGDSIWKDLLLTFTVPYRHSAFYYQLSLLFDRNNSQEFALKCISKSAEYSLKEIHIEEPKDFKERQHIHYLNLLIHFRMFAEVLDVLRLGHECLSDTIRTKFFQLLLQKDVYSRDFFSTLLRLCNEHSDNGELYLRTIDIKIVDSILSQNLQSGNWECFKKLYCFRMLNKGERAAAEVLYQYILMQADPNVIQKKKCYLMVINVLSSFDSTYDQWILNGSKVVTLTDLRDELRGL from the coding sequence ATGGCATGCCTCTCAAGAATTGATGCAAATTTGCTCCAGTATTATGAAAAAGCTGAACCCAATAATACGGTTGATTTATACATCAGTAATAACGGTAATAATAACGACCTGAAAGGAGGAGATAGGTCCAGCTCTACACCAGTTTCTAAGCCTTATGGAAGTGAATATTCTAATTGTTTACTATTGAGTAACTCCGAATATATCTGCTACCATTTTTCCTCAAGATCAACATTGTTGACATTTTATCCTTTGAGTGACGCATACCATGGGAAGACCATTAATATACATTTACCGAATGCTTCTATGAACCAGAGACACACTTTAACGATAAAAGAGGTGGAACAGCAATTGCTGGTTAATATAATCTTAAAGGATGGTTCGTTCCTGACATTACGACTACCCCTAAGTTTCCTGTTTTCATCGGGCAACACTCTCAACGGAGAGTGGTTTCATATCCAAAACCCCTATGACTTTACAGTTAGAGTTCCtcatttcctttttcatGTGTCACCCAAGTTCTCGGTTGTTTTTTTGGAGGATGGTGGTTTGTTGGgtttaaaaaatattgatggCTTACATTACGAACCTTTACTGTTTAATGATAATtcatatttgaaaagtttaacaagattcttttctaaaaattcTAAATCCGATTATGATAGCGTGATTAGTTGCAAATTATTCCATGAGAGGTATTTAATTGTGTTGACCCAGAATTgccatttgaaaatttgggATTTAACTTCATTTACTTTGATACAAGATTATGATATAGTTTCACAACCAGGTTCAGACCCAAGCCATTTCAGAAAAGTGGAAGCTGTAGGAGAATACCTTTCCTTGTACAACAATACCTTAGTTACACTGTTGCCCTTAGAAAATGggctttttcaaatgggTACTCTATTGGTTGATTCAAGCGGTATTTTGACTTATACTTTCCGAAATAACATCCCCACTAATCTTTCTGCTTCTGCCATTTGGTCAATTGTAGATTTAGTTCTAACGAGACCATTGGAGTTAAATGTCGAGGCTAGTTATCTAAACTTGATCGTTTTATGGAAAAGTGGTACTGCTAGCAAATTACAGATACTAAATGTGAAAGATGaaagtttaaaaaattaCGAATGGATAGAATCTATCAACAAATCCTTAGTAGATTTGCAGTCCGAACATGATTTGGATATCGTTACGAAGACTGGAGATATTGAAAGAGGTTTCTGTAATTTGAAATCAAGATATGGTacccaaatttttgaacgtGCACAACAGATATTGAGTGAAAATAAGATCATTATGGCTcatgatgaagatgaggaatATTTGGCTAATTTAGAAACAATATTGAGAGACGTAAAAACTGCATTCAATGAAGCTTCTTCCATAACTCTTTATGGAGATGAAATTATTCTCATTAATTGTTTCCAACCGTATAATCATTCCCTTTACAAACTGAATACTACTGTGGAAAATTGGTTTTATAATATGCATTCTGAAACAGATGGTTCTGAATTGTTCAAGTATTTAAGGACATTGAATGGTTTTGCTTCTACTTTGTCAAATGATGTTCTTAGATCCATTTCTaagaaatttcttgatataATAACCGGGGAGTTACCTGATTCTATGACTAACGTGGAAAAGTTTACGGACATCTTCAAAAGCTGCTTAGAAAACCAATTTGAAATCACCAATCTAAAGATTCTTTTCGATGAACTGAACTCCTTCGATATCCTAGTAGTTTTAAATGATCTAATCAATAACCAAATGAAGCCCGGTatattttggaagaaggatttcatttcttcaaccAAATTCGATGGTTTTACAAGTATAATTTCCCTAGAATCTCTTCACCAGTTACTCTCCATACATTATCGTATTACTTTACAAGTATTGTTAACATTTGTTCTGTTCGATCTCGATACCAACGTTTTTGGACAGCATATATCCACACTATTGGATTTGCATTATAAGCAATCTTTATTGTTAAACTTTTATAGGCAAGATAAGTGTCTGTTGGCGGAAGTTCTTCTCAAAGATTCTTCCGAATACTCCTTCGGtgtcaaattttttaactACGGCCAACTCATTGCCTATGTtgattctttgaatttcaatGTCTACAATGCTTCCATCACAGAAAACTCTTTCTTTATGACATTTTTCCGATCATATATTATTGAAGATACATCTCATAAGAATATAAGGTTCTTTCTTGAGAATGTTGAGCGTCCGTTTTACTTACGTCACAATGAGGTGCAAGAATTTATGTTTGCTATGACCTTATTCAGTTGTGGTAAATTCGATCAATCTTATGAGATATTTCAATTACACGATTATCCCGAGGTTATCAATGACACATTGCCGACATTCTTAGAGGACCTTAAGAGTAAAGATTACCATGGTGATAGTATATGGAAGGACCTTTTGCTCACTTTTACGGTTCCATATAGGCATTCCGCATTCTATTATCAATTATCTCTCTTATTTGATAGAAATAACAGCCAGGAGTTTGCTTTGAAATGTATATCGAAGTCAGCAGAATattcattgaaagaaatcCATATAGAGGAACCAAAAGACTTTAAAGAAAGGCAGCATATTCATTATTTAAATCTTTTAATCCATTTCAGAATGTTTGCAGAAGTCTTGGACGTTTTGAGATTGGGTCACGAGTGTCTTTCTGATACAATCAGAACAAAATTCTTCCAACTATTATTACAGAAAGATGTATATTCACGAGATTTTTTCAGCACGCTTCTACGCTTGTGTAATGAACATTCAGATAATGGCGAACTGTACCTCCGTACAATAGACATCAAAATAGTGGATAGTATCCTGTCACAAAATCTGCAGAGTGGCAATTGGGAGTGTTTTAAGAAGCTTTACTGCTTTAGAATGCTAAACAAAGGCGAGAGAGCGGCTGCAGAAGTGCTATACCAGTACATATTAATGCAAGCTGATCCTAATgttattcaaaagaaaaaatgttatcTAATGGTTATCAACGTTTTATCTAGCTTTGATAGTACATACGACCAATGGATCTTAAACGGTAGTAAAGTGGTTACTTTAACTGATTTGAGGGACGAATTACGAGGTCTATAA
- a CDS encoding uncharacterized protein (similar to YKL063C) produces the protein MQGDIRRKKDLLPRYKTGSKYNSRRKGSYLTTPMKKIIVYILLLCGAYFVINIAYSDLNKETKIELENHSSDISASGNDHTNVVAGGAADATNNKQPQQAKVPKEKFNNEVAKQQEVKNLENDLKPQIDSEKQKQINKDKKEHKQQLQKEKQDLAKEKLANNEILDN, from the coding sequence atgcaaggTGATAtcagaaggaaaaaagatcTTTTACCTCGTTATAAAACGGGAAGCAAATATAATTCTAGAAGAAAGGGCAGTTATCTGACTACTCCTATGAAAAAGATTATAGTATACATTTTACTGTTATGCGGCGCCTATTTCGTTATAAATATTGCCTATTCTGATCTGAATAAGGAAACCAAGATCGAGTTAGAAAATCATTCTTCTGATATTTCTGCGAGTGGAAACGATCATACTAATGTTGTAGCCGGCGGTGCAGCTGACGCTACCAACAATAAACAACCGCAGCAAGCTAAAGTACCTaaagaaaagttcaatAATGAAGTCGCAAAGCAACAAGAAGTAAAGAATTTGGAGAACGATTTGAAACCGCAAATTGATTCAGAAAAGCAGAAGCAGATAAACAAGgacaaaaaagaacacaAGCAGCAACTCCAGAAAGAGAAACAAGATCTTGCCAAGGAAAAATTGGCTAACAATGAAATCCTTGATAATTAA
- the MSN4 gene encoding stress-responsive transcriptional activator MSN4 (Stress-responsive transcriptional activator~similar to YKL062W) codes for MLAFGPNNNFVRHANKKQEESSMINGPNGLMDPVLNATNVSATSSSNDNSANNSISSPEYTFGQFSMESPHRTDATNTPILAGTTNTTANNSLMNLKDTSSLATNWKWKNSNNVQFMNEIEKQSGNVNGKKNGGDKIYTSVATPQTLSDELKNLEQLEKVFSPMNSINDSQFNENIELSPHQHATSPKTNLLEAEPSIYSNLFLDARLPNNVNSSTGLNDNDYNLDDTNNDNTNSMQSILEDFVSSEEALKFMPDAGRDARRHSEVVTSSFPSMTDSRNSISHSIEFWNMNHRSSNNGKPTQQIIPEGTATTERRGSTISPTTTINNSNPNFKLLDHDVSQALSGYSMDFSKDSGITKPKSISSSLNRISHSSSATRHQRASLPLIHDIESFANDSVMTNPLSDSASFLSEENEDDAFGTLNYNSLDAATMSAYDSNVDPFNILKSPPAQDQQFIKPSMMLSDNASAAAKLATSGVDNITPTPAFQRKSYDISMNSSFKILPTNQAHPAAQHHQQQPTKQATVSPSTRRRKSSSVTLSPTISHNNNNGKVPVQPRKRKSITTIDPNNYDKNKPFKCKDCEKAFRRSEHLKRHIRSVHSTERPFACMFCEKKFSRSDNLSQHLKTHKKHGDF; via the coding sequence ATGCTAGCCTTCGGACCTAATAACAATTTCGTTCGTCACGCAAAtaagaaacaagaagagTCGTCTATGATAAACGGGCCAAACGGATTGATGGACCCGGTATTGAATGCAACAAATGTCTCTGCTACTTCTTCCTCCAACGATAATTCTGCCAATAACAGTATATCTTCTCCGGAGTACACCTTTGGCCAATTCTCAATGGAATCTCCTCATAGAACGGATGCCACTAATACTCCAATTCTAGCAGGAACGACTAACACCACTGCTAATAATAgtttgatgaatttaaaAGATACCTCTAGTTTAGCCACTAACTGGAAGTGGAAGAATTCTAATAACGTGCAGTTCATGAACGAGATTGAGAAGCAAAGCGGGAATGTTAATGGTAAGAAAAATGGTGGTGATAAGATATATACTTCAGTAGCCACCCCTCAAACTTTAAgtgatgaattgaaaaacttggAGCAATTAGAGAAGGTATTTTCTCCAATGAATTCCATCAATGACAGTCAGTTTAATGAAAACATAGAATTATCACCACATCAACACGCAACTTCTCCAAAGACTAACCTCCTTGAAGCAGAACCCTCTATATATTCCAATTTGTTTCTAGATGCCAGATTACCAAATAACGTCAACAGTTCAACAGGATTGAACGACAATGATTATAATCTAGACGATAccaataatgataatactAATAGCATGCAATCAATCTTAGAGGATTTCGTATCTTCAGAAGAAGCATTGAAGTTCATGCCGGACGCTGGTCGCGATGCAAGAAGGCACAGTGAAGTGGTTACTTcctcttttccttctaTGACTGATTCTAGGAATTCGATCTCTCATTCAATAGAGTTTTGGAATATGAATCATAGAAGTAGTAACAATGGTAAGCCAACCCAACAAATCATTCCTGAAGGTACCGCCACTACGGAGAGGCGTGGATCGACCATTTCACCAACTACCACAATAAACAACTCCAAtccaaatttcaaattgttAGATCATGACGTTTCTCAAGCTCTGAGCGGTTATAGTATGGACTTCTCTAAGGACTCCGGTATTACGAAGCCAAAAAGcatttcctcttctttaaatCGCATCTCCCATAGCAGCAGCGCCACAAGACATCAACGTGCCTCTCTGCCCTTGATTCATGATATTGAATCCTTTGCAAATGACTCGGTGATGACGAATCCTCTATCAGATTCGGCATCATTCCTTTCagaggaaaatgaagatgatgctTTTGGTACACTAAATTACAATAGCTTAGACGCAGCCACAATGTCGGCATATGACAGTAACGTGGACCCATTCAACATTCTCAAGTCACCTCCGGCTCAGGATCAACAATTCATCAAACCTTCTATGATGTTGTCAGATAATGCTTCTGCTGCCGCTAAATTGGCGACCTCTGGTGTTGACAACATCACGCCTACGCCAgctttccaaagaaaaagttatGACATCTCGATGAACTCTTCCTTCAAAATCCTTCCTACCAACCAAGCTCACCCCGCGGCCCAGCatcatcaacaacaacctACTAAACAGGCAACAGTAAGCCCAAgcacaagaagaagaaagtcGTCAAGCGTTACTTTAAGTCCAACTATTTCCcataacaacaacaatggtAAGGTTCCTGTCCAACCTCGGAAAAGGAAATCTATTACTACCATTGATCCTAATAACtatgataaaaataaaccTTTCAAGTGCAAAGACTGTGAGAAGGCATTCAGACGCAGCGAGCACTTGAAAAGGCATATCAGATCCGTTCATTCAACGGAACGCCCATTTGCTTGTATGTTctgcgaaaaaaaattcagtaGAAGTGACAATTTATCACAACATCTAAAAACTCACAAAAAGCACGGtgatttctga
- the TOA2 gene encoding transcription initiation factor IIA subunit gamma (TFIIA small subunit~similar to YKL058W) produces MAVPGYYELYRRSTIGNSLVDALDTLISDGRIEASLAMRVLETFDKVVAETLKDNTQSKLTVKGNLDTYGFCDDVWTFIVKNCQVTVEDSHRDASQNGPGDSQSVISVDKLRIVACNSKKSE; encoded by the coding sequence ATGGCAGTACCTGGGTATTACGAATTATATCGTAGAAGTACTATAGGGAATAGTTTGGTGGATGCTCTTGACACTTTAATTAGTGATGGGAGAATAGAAGCTTCGTTAGCTATGCGTGTTTTAGAGACATTTGACAAAGTCGTCGCTGAAACTTTAAAAGATAATACCCAATCTAAACTGACTGTGAAAGGAAACCTGGATACATATGGGTTTTGCGATGACGTTTGGACTTTCATCGTAAAAAATTGTCAGGTCACTGTTGAGGACAGCCACCGCGATGCCTCCCAGAACGGGCCAGGAGATAGCCAAAGCGTAATTTCAGTGGATAAGTTGAGGATTGTCGCTTGCAACTCAAAAAAGAGCGAATAG
- the TMA19 gene encoding Tma19p (Protein that associates with ribosomes~similar to YKL056C): MIIYKDIFSNDELLSDAYDAKLVDDVIYEADCAMVNVGGDNIDIGANPSAEGADDDVEEGAEMVNNVVHSFRLQQTAFDKKSFLTYIKGYMKAVKAKLQETNPEEVPKFEKGAQTYVKKVIGSFKDWEFFTGESMDPDAMVVMLNYREDGTTPFVAIWKHGIVEEKI, from the coding sequence ATGATTATTTACAAGGATATCTTCTCTAACGACGAATTGTTGTCTGATGCTTACGATGCTAAGTTAGTCGATGACGTTATCTACGAAGCCGACTGTGCTATGGTTAATGTCGGAGGTGACAACATTGATATCGGTGCTAACCCATCTGCTGAAGGTGCTGATGATgatgttgaagaaggtGCTGAAATGGTCAACAACGTTGTCCACTCCTTCCGTCTACAACAAACCGCTTTTGACAAGAAGTCCTTCTTGACCTACATCAAGGGTTACATGAAGGCTGTTAAGGCTAAGTTGCAAGAAACTAACCCAGAAGAAGTTCCTAAGTTCGAAAAGGGTGCTCAAACTTACGTCAAGAAGGTTATCGGTTCTTTCAAGGACTGGGAATTCTTCACTGGTGAATCTATGGACCCAGATGCCATGGTTGTCATGTTGAACTACCGTGAAGATGGTACTACTCCATTTGTTGCCATCTGGAAGCACGGTATCgtggaagaaaagatctAA
- the OAR1 gene encoding 3-oxoacyl-[acyl-carrier-protein] reductase (NADPH) (Mitochondrial 3-oxoacyl-[acyl-carrier-protein] reductase~similar to YKL055C), with protein MHYFPVAIVTGATRGIGKAICQKLSQKGLSCIMLGSTKESIKHTAIGKDYLRSASSYQRHCAMAIDFKKWPHWCDYESYDGIEYFKDKPPLKLKYSSMFDPCNKWSNNEYRYHLNLLINCAGLTQESLSIRTTSSEIQDIMNVNFLSPVTMTNLCIKYIMKSQRKWPELSRQCARPTIINISSILHSGEMKVPGTSVYSASKAALSRFTEVLAAEMEPRNISCFTISPGLVKGTDMIRNLPEASKEALENAIGTQNTTTPAEVAEEVWSLYNRTALDR; from the coding sequence ATGCATTATTTTCCTGTTGCGATAGTAACAGGTGCCACAAGGGGTATAGGCAAAGCAATATGTCAAAAGTTATCTCAAAAAGGTTTAAGTTGCATTATGCTGGGGTCCACTAAAGAAAGTATAAAACACACCGCGATAGGTAAAGATTATTTACGATCGGCATCATCATATCAACGGCACTGTGCAATGGCAATTGATTTTAAGAAATGGCCTCACTGGTGTGATTATGAGTCATATGACGGTATCgaatatttcaaagataaaCCGCCcttgaaattgaaatacTCCTCAATGTTTGACCCATGTAATAAGTGGTCAAATAATGAGTATCGTTACCATCTAAACTTACTGATCAATTGCGCAGGCTTGACTCAAGAATCATTAAGTATAAGAACCACTTCTTCCGAAATTCAAGATATAATGAATGTTAACTTCTTAAGTCCTGTGACAATGACAAACCTCTGTATCAAGTATATAATGAAATCCCAAAGAAAGTGGCCGGAACTCTCCCGTCAATGCGCCCGACCCACTATTATAAACATTTCTTCCATCTTACACTCCGGGGAAATGAAGGTTCCAGGTACATCTGTTTACTCCGCCTCCAAAGCCGCACTGTCCCGATTCACAGAAGTTTTAGCTGCAGAAATGGAACCAAGAAATATTAGCTGTTTTACGATATCTCCAGGTTTGGTCAAGGGTACCGATATGATCCGGAATTTGCCAGAGGCATCTAAAGAGGCGCTGGAGAATGCTATTGGCACACAAAACACAACTACACCTGCTGAAGTGGCGGAAGAAGTCTGGTCTTTATACAATAGAACTGCCTTGGATaggtaa